A genomic window from Algoriphagus sp. Y33 includes:
- the gcvH gene encoding glycine cleavage system protein GcvH produces MDFPQELKYTKDHEWVKFDGDVATIGITEFAAGELGDIVYVEVETTGEALDTNEVFGSVEAVKTVSDLFMPVSGEILEVNPDLEDSPELVNESPYEKGWMIKVQVTGDIPSDLLSAAEYAELVGA; encoded by the coding sequence ATGGATTTTCCTCAAGAATTAAAGTACACCAAAGACCACGAATGGGTTAAATTTGACGGTGATGTTGCAACTATTGGAATCACTGAATTTGCCGCGGGTGAACTTGGTGATATCGTATATGTAGAAGTAGAGACTACGGGCGAAGCACTGGATACCAACGAAGTTTTTGGATCTGTAGAAGCAGTAAAGACCGTTTCTGATTTATTCATGCCTGTTTCAGGTGAAATTCTAGAAGTGAATCCTGATTTGGAAGATTCCCCAGAACTGGTAAATGAGTCACCTTATGAAAAAGGCTGGATGATCAAAGTGCAAGTTACAGGTGATATCCCTTCCGATTTGTTGTCTGCAGCAGAATACGCAGAGTTGGTAGGAGCATAA
- a CDS encoding VanZ family protein yields MRLGLAVVWLLFIVGAMLTPGNNFPAPSFNFEDKLIHLVCFGLLSFLWCGVGVKRALVTGVRGRVLVNYLIFGVAAGIVLETAQLFIPFRSFDYIDMIVNEIGGAVGLLAYFKIPTTNIGLD; encoded by the coding sequence TTGAGATTAGGACTTGCAGTAGTGTGGCTACTTTTCATAGTCGGTGCTATGTTGACTCCGGGAAATAATTTTCCCGCTCCTTCATTTAATTTCGAGGATAAGCTAATTCACTTAGTGTGTTTCGGCCTCTTAAGTTTCCTTTGGTGTGGAGTCGGAGTAAAAAGAGCCCTTGTGACGGGTGTGAGAGGGAGAGTTCTTGTGAACTATCTGATTTTCGGTGTAGCCGCAGGAATAGTTTTGGAAACCGCTCAGCTGTTTATCCCCTTCCGTTCATTCGACTATATAGACATGATTGTCAATGAAATAGGTGGAGCTGTAGGTTTATTAGCATATTTTAAGATTCCTACCACCAACATTGGCTTGGATTAG
- a CDS encoding energy transducer TonB — MEAKKTPSADLTKKSGMFLNLGLAVAVGATLAAFEWKSFDDGSLKDLGQVTDNFEELLDIPITEQPPPPPPPPVELPVIKEIPDEVEIEEKIEVNFDVDVKETTVIKEVVIAEAPVEEKVDAIFDVVETQPNPPGGMSGWNKYLSDNLKYPTQARRMGIEGTVIVVFVVNTDGSIQDVDVLRGIGGGCDEEAIRVVKNAPKWEPGKQRGRAVRTRMRLPIRFKLG; from the coding sequence ATGGAAGCAAAAAAGACTCCCAGCGCTGATCTAACCAAAAAGTCAGGAATGTTCCTGAATCTAGGTTTGGCAGTAGCTGTAGGTGCGACCCTTGCTGCCTTCGAATGGAAATCATTTGACGATGGTTCATTGAAAGACCTTGGTCAAGTAACTGACAACTTCGAAGAATTGCTAGATATTCCGATCACAGAGCAGCCACCGCCACCACCGCCGCCACCTGTAGAGCTCCCTGTCATCAAGGAAATTCCTGATGAAGTAGAAATCGAGGAGAAAATCGAAGTAAACTTTGATGTCGATGTAAAAGAAACTACTGTAATCAAAGAAGTGGTAATCGCTGAAGCTCCTGTAGAAGAAAAAGTAGATGCTATCTTTGACGTAGTAGAAACCCAGCCCAACCCTCCGGGAGGGATGTCGGGATGGAACAAATACCTCAGCGATAATCTAAAATATCCTACTCAGGCAAGAAGAATGGGTATTGAAGGAACAGTAATCGTAGTTTTCGTAGTAAACACAGATGGTTCTATTCAAGACGTTGATGTTTTGAGGGGAATCGGTGGAGGATGCGATGAAGAGGCAATAAGAGTAGTGAAGAACGCTCCTAAGTGGGAACCTGGAAAACAACGTGGACGTGCAGTACGTACTCGTATGAGACTTCCGATTAGGTTCAAACTTGGCTAA